The DNA segment TCCGTTTGGGCAAAATTCAATTGGGGTTCATTCTGGCATTGGGATCCAAGAGAAACAAGCATTTTTATCTTGCTATTAATTTATGGCGCATACTTCGCTCTTCGTTCAGCACTTGATAATGAAGAAAAACGTGCACGGCTCTCAGCCATTTATTCGATAATTGCTTTTCTTACAACACCATTTTTTATTTTCATAATGCCAAGGATCATGATTGGATTACATCCAGGTTCACTTGAAATCGATGCTGCTTCTGGACAAATTGCAGCAAGCGCAAATCCAGTTATTGAATTTAAGATGGCGCCAAATATGAGAGTTGTATTCTTCACATCCTTATTTGCTTTTACAATTCTTTTCTTTTGGATGTGGAACTTAGCACATCGAATTTTAAAATTAGAGTTTAATTCACAAAAAGAAATTAGTTAGGAGTTCAATTGGACGGAATCTATAATTTTTTAAGCAGCAACTCTCTCTACATTGTATTGATAATTGTATTGATAGTTTGGCTCGGTATTTTTTCATTTATTTATAAATTGGATAAGAAAGTCAAGAAACTTGAAGAAGGAGAACAGAGTTAATGAAAGCACGATATTATTTAGGCGGAGCAATTATTATAGTATTTCTCGCCGTGCTGGTTTATAATTTTACACAAACAGATATTGAGTACGAAAGTAACTTTACCACGATTATGCAGGAGGGAAAAACCTGCAAAGCGACTGGAACTTGGATTAGAGAAAAAGCTTACGAAGAGAATCGGGCTGATAGAACATTTTCGTTTTATATCCGCGATGCGCATAAAAACGAAATGAGAGTTGTTTACAAAGGAATTAAACCAAACAATTTTGAAGTCGCAACAAGTGTAGTTGTTACTGGAAAATTCGAAAACGGCTATTTTCAAGCTTCTGATGTTTTAACTAAATGTCCGTCAAAGTATGAGGGACAAAAAGTTCAAAACAGCAGTATTTAAATTTAGGAGATAATATGTTCGGAAATATTTTAACAACGCTGGGATTTTTATCGGCGTTAGTCGCATCTTTGATGTATTTCTTTAATTTTAGAGGAGCAAAAAATACTTTAGGATTCGCTCGTATATCTTTCCATTTGATGGCTACCTCTACCATTCTTGCAAGTGCATTTTTGCTCTACTTAATCGTAACGCATCAATTTGAATACAAATACGTGTACAGTTACAGCGATACTTCCTTACCATTGGGATTACTAATGTCAACTTTCTATGCAGGTCAGGAAGGAAGTTTCCTTTTATGGGCACTTTTCACAGCTGTAATTGGAATTTTCTTGCAGCAGTATACGGCAAAACGAGACGATCTTGAACCGAGAGTAATGTCTATCTATTGTTTGGTTCAAACCTTCTTGCTTTTAATGATCACTCCAATGGTTAAAAATCCATTTGCTCTCGTTTGGTCAGAAGCACTTTTTGCTGATGCAAGAACTATCGGCTCGCAATTTTTTAATTTACCTTTTCTTCAAAATTATTTTTTTAGTGATAATTCAA comes from the Ignavibacteria bacterium genome and includes:
- a CDS encoding ABC transporter permease, producing MKNNWWKFSLFLLIALVMIAGISPRIIDVPSSIWEFPLIPGLEDKAKIIFFHVPTAWLTVLAYLMAMFYGIRFLRKKDYYDDIKSVSAAALGLVFCLLATITGSVWAKFNWGSFWHWDPRETSIFILLLIYGAYFALRSALDNEEKRARLSAIYSIIAFLTTPFFIFIMPRIMIGLHPGSLEIDAASGQIAASANPVIEFKMAPNMRVVFFTSLFAFTILFFWMWNLAHRILKLEFNSQKEIS
- a CDS encoding CcmD family protein produces the protein MYNFLSSNSLYIVLIIVLIVWLGIFSFIYKLDKKVKKLEEGEQS
- a CDS encoding cytochrome c maturation protein CcmE — translated: MKARYYLGGAIIIVFLAVLVYNFTQTDIEYESNFTTIMQEGKTCKATGTWIREKAYEENRADRTFSFYIRDAHKNEMRVVYKGIKPNNFEVATSVVVTGKFENGYFQASDVLTKCPSKYEGQKVQNSSI